The genomic stretch AGAGAGATGTATGAAGATGATGGCTAAATGGGTATAAAGTAATAgggaaaagaaaacaagagagaaaaaaaagaaaaataatgccATTTTGAAGGTTTTTACGCGCAGGCATCAAGTGCATTACATAGCAAGTGCCACGTATGCTCAAAAGGAGGTAATAATTcgactaaaaataaaaataaggaggTCATAGGACCCCCGTGAAGTGGAAGGGTGCATTAGGTAATGTGTTACAACCCCAATGGGGTAATTATGTATTATCCCTAAATTTTGGTGAGCAAAACCGAAGTTAAAGCATTTGTGAACAAAATTGGCTAGAATGTAACAGCTGATGTTTAGTCATTTAAAAGAACATGAAAACACACAGACAATGCCAGAGATGCAAAAGATGACCAATCTGTTATCACTGGGCCCATAGCGGCATATAAAATACACTCTCAATAATAAGTAGCATACTTACAGCAGTGCAACGCAAGTTAGGTGAGTACTGCAGTAGTCTTGAAACCAAATCCACAGCTTCTGGAGGCATGCGCTTATGAAATATCTAATATTCAACCATTAGAATTGACAAGATGCTCTATAGATACTTGATACTGCTAGGGAGGGGATGGTTCAGTAATAACTTGTATTTCAAGTACCTTGTGCCACGGATGAGCTTTAATTTGGGGGAATTTGAACTCGTTATAATTTGGATTCATGCATTTAATTTCTTCCCTGGTAGGAGTACCCAAGACCTGTAAAAGATATTGGAAAATTTGGGCCAACTGGTCAGGTTTATCTCAGGCTAAAAGATGATAAATTAAATGTCAGTTCCATGCAAAAGATAGTGCatcttttgggtcatgtttatcAAGGACAACAATGGAAATATCAATTATAACAAACTTGTCCACTACTAAACAGGGACTCTCCTTTCTTTCTTGGGCAAATCATTGAATTCGTTTTACTAACAATGATTAAGAATATGAAATCATTACGTCAAGTGGAACAGGAGAATGAATGTCTAATGCAACAAAACTGGCTCTCAACGTTCAAGAGGAACTCCACTTATGGATTAGAACCAAGAATCTGAATCAGTAAAACAAAGTGAACTTGACACAGATTCGACAAGCAAATTCATGACAAATACCCAACCAGTGGCCAAAACCATTTGCCTTTTTCACACTATCAGATCAGAACCACATAATTCCGGAAGCAAACAGTCCGAAGCCTTGTCTAAACTGTAATTTGTTGGTAAGCATATCCTGCCATTACTCAGGGATATTAATTCACAATAATcataaaattcaaaactgatCATGTTTTGGACAAAAAGACTTTCACTTTAAAATTATCAAGTAAAAGACAAGTCAGAAAGCACAGTTCAGGCTAAGAACCAGGTTCACTCTTTGTGTCCAGGGGCAGATTTATAGCCTAGATTATGGTGCATGTGGACCTATGACCCTCCACCAAATTAGGTATATTATGTACATATTCCGTAGATCTAATATTAACTGTTAGATCCCACGCTCCAAAATGGCTAAATGGTGCACTTGATTAGATGCTAGGTTATTTATCCAGAGGAGCAGAAATTTATTATCACTTAATACTTTttgttttccctttctttttctcCTTCCTTTAGTTTCGAAGCCAAGCCCCATTCCCCACTTTCAGTCCTTCCTAAACTCATTCCCGATACTTAATTCTCCCTAATCCCAAATTGTACTAAAGCCCAATTTTGATTTTGTCTCTCTTTCATGCTCTAGAACTCTTGTTCTCAAGAAGATTTTGCTCTCAAACCCATGAGCTTTCTCTCTCAAGTCTCAAAAAGGTTTTGCTTTTAGGTTAAAATTTATTCCCTTCTATTTCGATATTTGATGAATTATTCCTCATATTTTGCATCTAAGAAGTAAGAAGATTGgctttaaagttttaaatttttgGTAAAGGATTCCTTTCGTACAATTAAGGTGCTACAATATTGACTTAAAAAATTTCAGCTTGCTAAGCTTGGTCCACTGGTTTGTTTTAAGTGACTTCTCTCGTTTGGTTTTGTTTCTAATAAAGGTCCTTTACAGTGATATAGTTGCACTTGGCAGGACATTTATTTGTTCTCTCTAGACGTGGTGGTGCACCCATGTTCAtgaaatcctagatccgcctctgtgTGTATCTATTTTGACCTTAGCAACTACATTTTCTTCTGAACTCCCACATACACCTAAATGAGAACCTTAATTGTTACATCTCCTTCCCATAATCTAGTTGATAGGGATCGTACAAAACCCCCAATCAGGAAAAAGTGGCTTCTCCCTTATAAATCTCAGTTGCACAAAAAAAAAAGCATCAGATGGTAACCACAAATTCAAAGAAAGGTCAGCCCAAAAATTGCGAGTTTGCCAAACATACAGAAGAGCAAAAGGACAAATATACAACCCAAAGAGGGTGACAACACTCAAATAACAGCAGCAGAGAGGGGAAGAAGCTGAACAAAAAGAAGTGACAGAGACAGCAAATGAGCTGATCAAGAAAAGAGGAAATTACCTTAATGATCTCAACAAGCTGATCAACTCCACTTTCACCCGGAAACAAAGGCTGAACGCAAAAAGTAAACAATCAAATACATAAAACGGACCACATAGCATAGAATAAATTCTTTCTCATTAGACAAAAGTAACAACCTACCTGCCCAAGAAGTAGCTCAGCTAGAACACAGCCAGCAGACCAGATGTCAATAGCGGTAGTGTACTCTGTTGCTCCAAATATAAGTTCAGGCGCTCTATAATACCTAGAGCAGATGTAAGAAATATTTGGTTCTCCTTTAACCTTCCAAGGATTCAGAAAGAATAACCAAACATCCAGTCACAGAATGCACAAAAGAGCCCAACTCAGTAATGTGGAAGAGAGAAAACAGGGAAATGTATACACACCAGAACTTTAGCACTTCCAAAGTCACACAATTTAACCTGGTGAGTATGTGGATTCACCTGCAAAAGGAGTTACGACCTTAGTCACTAAGTGTGCCAAGAGAAAACGCCAAATGGAAAGGGGCAGAACATAATTATGCTTGATAGCAAATGAACCTAACTGTGAAGAACAATTGGTCACACCACAAGCAACTGGGAGTCTGGGAGTGGAACCACCAGCAATGAGAAGTCAACCGAGCCAAGTAACCCATTTCTTTCAATGTCTATAGAATAATTTTACATCAGCCTCTGATTAACTAAGACAGTACGGATGCCAGATGTTTTGTTATATTTGACATATCACTAGAATATTTTTTTCTATTCTTCTTGTCAACTTTTTGTCTCAGATTGCCACCTCTAGAGAAACCAAAAATAGGATAAAGGACGATCTCTCAGAAGGCACGAAAAAACTTGTGGAGCCAATACAAATGTGGCAGTATTTTGTTACTCTTTGCAGATCAAGCAAATGAAAGCTTGTGCATGCTTGCGGACTGTAACGACCCAACCTGTCGATTATAGTTTTAGCACCTCATTCCTTGATTTGAAACTCCACATAGGTTTATAAGATTTTTATGACTTGCGGGTATGGGTAGTTTCGATCCCGAAAGACTCTGGAAGATTTGGAATCATGACATGCTACTTGGTGTTTAAGGAGTTTTAGTAGCAACTTTACCCCTCGATTTTAGTATTTGCACTTTCATTCATGTTTCGAGACCTTGGATAGGTCCGTATGTGTTGTTGGACTTGTGGAGATGATTAGGTTAGGACCCgcggggcttgggtgagtttgaCGCATTGGGAGCAAGATTGAAAAAAATTGACAGCTGAAGCAGGGTGCAGTGCAGCCAGCACTCCaggagtgcggtccgcactgctatCACTGAAGCTGTAGATCTACATTTCTCTTGGTCAGTGCGGCTGCCATTGAGGCTGCAATGGAGGAAGTGCGGTCTTTAATGGCCAAGTGCGGACAACACTACAGTGAATTTTCAAAAAGGATAAATactggattttggtgatttttatttcattcttcaccattttggAGACTTGGGAGCTCGGTTTTGAAGAGTTTTGAAGTAAATCTAGATCTGCAACCTTTGGGTATGCGATTCTAACTTGGATTTATAATTATTACATGAATCTAACCTTGAATTTGTCTCTTAAACTTGAAATCAAAGAGGAGAAATGGGGTTTTGAGACCTAGATAAAGAATCACCTAAATGGGATTTTGGAATGTACAAATGGACTCTATATGAAAATCTAATAAATTTAGACAGGGAGGTTATGAGTCAACGGATTTGACTTTTAGTTTCGGAGTTTGACCATGTGGGCGCAATATTGAATTTGGGTTGACTTTGACCTAATGTTAGATTAATACTAtgaaattgattcctttagcctttCTTAACCTTGTTAAGCATACTTTTGACTAGGTCAAGCTTGTTTGACGGATTTGGAGCACGGATTTGGAGCAAGAACATGTGATTCTTGAAGGTTAGAGCTAGCCTGTGCTAAAGATACGTTAAGACATTGACCTCAATCTCAATGAGAGAACTTTTCCTAAGTTGTCTTGGTTGCTATATGCTACGTGTTTGAGGGTAACATATATGTAAGATGCTTTACTTTTTGTATGACTACTTGAGCATCTTATTCATGCTAGTATAATGTTATAGGCATCATTTACTTTTTGTATGACTACTTGAGTATCTTATTCATGCTAGTATAATGTTACAGGCATCATTTACCTGTTAGTTTAATATTATAGGCTTCACGGACCTTTTTTTCCATGATTTGAACTATTTAATCATATACCGTCTTATATATGCACCTAGTTAGCATATATTGTTCTCATTATTTTATTTGAGATTGTTTATGTGAGTTGTTGAGTTGTGAGGGCGTGTGAATTCACCTTCCTATTGAGGCATCAGTTAAGGCATGTGAATATATGTTCATGTAGGGACTAGGGTGTGTGGATTCACGTTCATGGGGCATGTGAATTCACTTTCCTGGTGTGTGTGTGGGGATAAAGATTCGTCCATTCATGAGTCGCCCTCCCATGTTTCTCTCTTGGTGGCGTACGCGCAAATTTGATAGTGATACCATTGGTATTTGAGGATAAAGGTggaagttttattattatttaagtcATTCTATATGCATGTTTATGCATTCTTATATGTTGTACttgtgcaacaacaacaacatacccagggTAGTCATACAAATGGGCAGTGGCGAAGCTAGTAATTTTCTTAAGggtattcaaatttaaaagaagtgaaaaaaaatcccgataaagggtgttcaatatgtgttatatacctctaaaacagaatattttacctatatacacaGTGTAACTTTTCGACGGTGGTCAGTCCATGTGGCTTTGCCACTgcaagtggggtctggagagggtagagtgtacgcagaccttaccatGCCTTTAAAAAgacagagaggttgtttccagaagaccctcggctcaggaagggGAGAGGGGAGGGGCAATAAAAAGCATATGTTATACTTGGACATACCATTTATATATGCTAACCAGTGTTTTAAAAGGTGTTTCTTAGGCAAGTCCCGGGGCGAGGCGCACCAAAAGCGCACCAAGGCATACTGGCGGAATGTAAATATTATGGGGTGTAAGCCCCAACATTCGGGGTATTCGCCTAGGAGTACGTCCCTCTAGTCGTTCATTCGGGGCATAATCCTTGAGGACTTTTCCAAATTTGAGTTAAAATTGCTTAATAAATCTTTCTTTAAAAACTTAAATATCCAAAAGTTAACTCATAATAAATTTTCAAACTAAAAATCTCAAAAATCAAAGATTTTCTCTAATTGTTTATCCTAGTTTCATAATCTTTTCTCTTCGTCGTTTACTACTGAGTAACAAATACACTTTAGACCTTTATTTGCAAAGTGCAAACTACAATTCTTACTTTGTTTCTACGCTTGCGTTTtccttctttatgcttcattttcttcaagttttttttgtattttttattcattcTTTTCCAGTTagttttttatttcaaaatttcttTTGGTATCGCTTTAGCTTAGATATTATTTTGATAACTCTATTCTAGCTAACCGTATTATACAATGAGTATTTGTAATTTGTTATCTAGTTTTAGGTTTTTAAAGTATAACTTTATATtattgtcatttctattgttTGGATTATTAGGAACTAGAATATCATAACTCTAAGTATGTACTATCATAGTCATGTTATATGTGTAATGCATCTTTACGTCTTTCACTTTTTCAAGAAAAAGATATTCTTTTGTATGGTCCATGAATATATTAGTGTGTTTATAATAGATAAATACATTTTCCAACTAATTTTATaattttcttgaattattataattttgaattattttttcattctatattttatttttttaatatataaaatataaaaattaaatacctATGGGGCTTACGTCCCGTGCCTCAGGACTTTCGCCTCAACTCGTGTTAGATAAAATGTCTCGCCTCTTGCCCACACCTTTTAAAACATTGGTGATTAGATGGATTAGACGAGATAGGATTTTCTTATCACATGCTCTATTTGTGCATATCTTTTATGTTATTCCTGTGCTCTTCATTTTCTCTTCGTATATTGAAAAGTATTGAGAACCATATATGCAGTATGCACCCAAGAGTgtggcctagtggtcaatgaagtgggtgAGAACCATGAGGTTTCAGACTCAAATCCCAATGGAGACaaaaaacactaggtgatttcCTCCTATCTATCCAAGCTTCGGTGGATAGAGTTACCTAGTACCTGTCAACCTAATGTTGATGGTGGCAGATATCCcgtggaattagtcgaggtgcgcGCACGCTGGCCCGTACACCACGGTTATCAAAAAAAAATCTGTGGTACATAATTGTTTTCATACAGTGGGAAAGTTCATTCACACTAAGGTCCATTATCAAGAAATTGCACTCCATATGTCACGCAGACTGAATATAATTAAACATAAGCTAAAAGACTGAAAAAAGCAGATAAATATACCAAAAGATTCTGAGGCTTTATGTCCCTGTGGCACACTCCAATTGTGTGATGGATGTAAGACAACGCCCTGAAAATCTGCCAGACAGTAACAGCATCTTATACTTTAGATTACTAAACTTCAAGAACGTCGAGGATATTGTTAAACTTCAAGTGCGTTGACAACATGGTAAATGATACATGTTACACAAGTTTCTCATCCAAAAACCATAGTTCATTGGAGCTTTCCAAAATTAGCCATCCATCAGAAAACAGAAAAGATATGGAAATTGATAgtgataaaatttatatattgcaATAGAACAAGTAAAAAAAGTTCATCTAGGACAATGCAACAAGAAAAAGATAGTAAAGTTATATAAGAACTTCAGAAACAAACACAGTACCTGATATGTATAAAGCTTCACTAGTATCAATGGCATCCTTTGATTCAACTTATTGTAGTGTTTAATAACGCGATGGACAGTTTCAGGGACGTATTCAAGAACCAAATTAAGATATACTTCATCCTTCTCAGTTGTGGAAGAGAAGCAGTGCTTCAGGCACACAACATTTGGATGATCAAGAAGGCGCATGGTCTGCAGCTCCCGGTTCTTATATCTCTTGTCTTGAAGAACCTTTTTGATAGCAACAGTTTCACCAGTCTCTAAGCATTTTGCCTGTGTAACCCAATGAGCAAAATCATGTGAGCAAATTGACAGGGAGGGATGATGCCAAGTTATGAAGAAAATAATGATACCTGGAAAACTACTCCAAATGATCCCTGTCCAACAATACGTTCAGCCATATAACTGATAGTCTGCaccaaaaggaaaaaagagaagaagttaGTGAATACCATATGAAATTTTGAAACTACCAAATTGACTGGAAAGACAGATTGCCACATTACCTGTTTTGGCTGACCATGTCTACCACCAGTAGTTGTCACTATTATATGGCCTGTCTCAGTCCCATTACCATCCACAATAGCTGCTTCGATTTCCTACACATGAAACACTTTTAATCTGATAACAAATATTTTCAAAAGGAGAATCCAATGCCACTTGAAGAAACAAAATGGCCAAAAGCAGGGGATGAGGAGGCTTTTCAATATGCAAACCTTATCATCCCTGATTCTCATGTCATTCATCTCCTCAGGCAGCCTATCTACACCAACACTATGGCTACTGGATTCTCTCAAACCGGATACAGGTGCTAAGCCTACTGAAGTCATTTCCTGAAATTTTGCGAACTATTATCACCTCAAAAAGTCATTCACCTGATCAACATGGCATCATAAAGTATCAGCTCTAAGCATCTCTAAACGTATGAATAATGCATAATTCCTTTCAGCCTTTAGATTAATATATCATGTAAAATCTACAAGATTTGAGATAGAACCAGCAATCCAAAGTTGGATTTGAATGAAATTCGTATATACGTTTACATAGTTGCAAGTACTTGCAACAATATTAGACATTATCAATTAGCAAGGTTATGTGCTCAAATAGAAACAAGCCTTATGGGGTTTATCCATTTAAATGGATGTCCAGCTAGAGCTCTTCTTGCCAAATAAATCCTTTTGTCCAAAGTGAATTCTTTACTGATCAAATAACTAAGAAAGAGAAACTAAGCTAGCTGGaatgggttttttttttttttttttttgagaaaggaAAGGAATATTAAGCAAGCTAGAATAGCTGAAGGTTGTTGGCATTTAAGAACGGGCTGACTTTCACCCTTCAACCTTGCAATAGCTTCATCTATGTCACTCTCAAAGCCAAAAACTATAATATGAGCATCTAGCCAGAAAAAAGTATATGGTGAaaatacaaaaatgaaaatttcactAGTTATCCTATAACGATCTCGGTACCCTCACTATTGACCCAACACTGGTTACAGAGATGAGAACATGATGATTTCCAGCAAAAGGTTTCAACAATACCTATGGAAAATCAACTCATGGGATGAGATATCCATATGGCATATTATCAACAGCTATTGCATGCCCGAGACAGCTAAATCCATTTAGACTCGTAAATGCAAGATTCTCGTTCCATTTCTTTTATCTGATTGCACAATGTCATCAATTTTCACACTTGTTTCTCTGCAGCATTACCTACTTATACATTGAGCTCCAGCATTACCGAATTTTTTTTCATATACTACTATTAcagctctgatggtaagcaacccccacttccaaccgagagtttgtgagttcgagtctccccaagagcaaggtgggaagttcttggagggaaggatgacgggggtctatttggaaacagtctctctaccctagggtaggggtaaggtctgcgtacacactaccctccccagaccccactaagtgggattatactgggttgttgttgttgttgttgtatactaCTATTACAAAAGTGTACCACACGTTACAACAGGTAAAAGCAGAGAACTACCACCATCTGCTTAAATCAAATTCCATTTGTATTGCCTAAAGAGTCAAGCAAACATCAATTCCACTTAACAATAGTGTCTACTGTCTGCTACACCATAAGCACATACTACACTACAGAATAGCTCCGAATGAGAAGTATAAACCTTGCCAAACTAAATTTAAGAGAATCCATTAGGCATATTACAGCTAAGAGGCAACTTGAGATACAAAACCAGCTAGTACAATACAAACTGCAGCTAGAAGACAACCGAGAATTTCACGAGGATTAGTGGCACACAATTCTAAACTCGGTAGGTAATGGTCACGCCCCTATACCTTTATCCACTTAAGTACGAGGCTAAGGTAGAAAAATCAATATTCAAAGCTCATTAACGGCCGTCTGTATATATGGATTGAAAATTAATGACGTCAAAAAAATTCTGTGCTGGCAGACATTCTTTTAAGAAAAAAGTAGCTCAAATAATTAgctcagagagagagagagaaacatCAAGGAAGATAAATGCAAAAGACGACTCCAGAATAATAGAAAAAGTCATTAAGGGAGAAAAATACACGCAGTTAATACAGCAATATCGAAGAAATCGAATAATCAAAAATTTACACAACGATCTAAGGGGATCCATATCGAAAAAAATTCAAACGCAAAAGCTGTAAAATGGATCTACAGCGAAAGAACAGAGAAATTAAACATTTttcaaaaaaccaaaaaaaaaaaaaagtagaaatGAGAAGTGTACCGATGAAATCAGAAaatagtactctattggaaataagcttcctgaagaagcttatcacttcgatacccggttatggataaacattacccccggtagaagattatccataccgggtataataagcttatcctttcagtacccagttatggataaatattatccccggtagaagattatccataccgggtataataagcttatcctttcagtacccagttatggataaacattacccccggtagaagattatccataccgggtataataagcttatcctttcagtacccagttatggataaatattatccccggtagaagattatccataccgggtataataagcttatcctttcagtacccagttatggataaacattacccccggtagaagattatccataccgggtataataagcttatcctttcagtacccagttatggataaatattatccccggtagaagattatccataccgggtataataagcttatcctttcagtacccagttatggataaacattacccccggtagaagattatccataccgggtataataagcttatcctttcagtacccagttatggataaatattatccccggtagaagattatccataccgggtataataagcttatcctttcagtacccagttatggataaacattacccccggtagaagattatccatatcgggtataataagcttatcctttcagtactccgttatggataaacattgctctcagtagaagattatccatatctggtatagtagcagcttacacaacagcttcctttcttctataaatagaagagatttcagttcattatgtacatcagtttgaattcgaataatatatcagtttctctctatacttgtctttactttatagtctttattttataacacgttatcagcacgagactctgccatctcgagcaaatattttgaaagtatctgaggtaagaactttcttttcctaaataatgtcaaatctttctaaacttgaatttgtagccctggatatatcgggcaaaagctacatgtcttgggtgcttgatgctgaaattcatcttgatgcgatgggtctggcagacaccatcaaagacaaaaatcaggcatcaaaccaagaccgtgccaaagcaatgatattcctacgccatcaccttgatgagggcctgaaaatggaatatcttactgttaaagatccagtcatactgtggaataatttgaaagatagatatgaccacttgaagatggtcgttcttccacaggcacgatatgattggactcatctaaggctacaagattttaaatctattagtgagtataattctgctatgttcagaattatttctcaattgaagttatgtggtgataatattactaatcatgatatgttggagaaaactttcaccacttttcatgcctcgaatatgctcctgcaacagcaatatcgagagatggaatttaaaaagtattctgaacttatctcacatcttcttatagtcgagcaacataatgggctactaatgaaaaataatgaaagccgacctactggttcttgtccattcccttaagtgaatgagacgaacttccaccaggctaaacgtggaaaaggtcgtggccccagtcgtggtcatggtcgtggtcgggaaagaaactctaatcatggtaataataatgcaccaaagaacactcctcaccactagcagtggaaaaggaaggaacaaaagcatgaaacGGTGCAaacaccaaatgcagaaaatgcatgctatagatgtggagaaaaagggcactggtcacatacctgtcgtacgccaaagcacctggttgagctttatcaagcctccctaaagaagacatagaaaaatgctgaagcaaattttatttctgaagataatttagacttcatgcatttggatgtaactgattaccttgcactcctagaaggagaaacaagtcatgtaatcggtggtgaatgtatagaaatgtaaatattttaatttttgttgtttgtaatagatagtatggttatgtaattgttgtacataaagaaaaaattatgatttgataatgatgtttactataatatatcttatttatgtcattttgaagaatatggataatattattagaccaacttaaactctagcagagtttgcaagaaatatacaaccaccagaagtagttatatttcatatatctcattataattatat from Nicotiana sylvestris chromosome 12, ASM39365v2, whole genome shotgun sequence encodes the following:
- the LOC104210331 gene encoding shaggy-related protein kinase NtK-1 isoform X1; translation: MTSVGLAPVSGLRESSSHSVGVDRLPEEMNDMRIRDDKEIEAAIVDGNGTETGHIIVTTTGGRHGQPKQTISYMAERIVGQGSFGVVFQAKCLETGETVAIKKVLQDKRYKNRELQTMRLLDHPNVVCLKHCFSSTTEKDEVYLNLVLEYVPETVHRVIKHYNKLNQRMPLILVKLYTYQIFRALSYIHHTIGVCHRDIKPQNLLVNPHTHQVKLCDFGSAKVLVKGEPNISYICSRYYRAPELIFGATEYTTAIDIWSAGCVLAELLLGQPLFPGESGVDQLVEIIKVLGTPTREEIKCMNPNYNEFKFPQIKAHPWHKIFHKRMPPEAVDLVSRLLQYSPNLRCTALEAVTHAFFDELRDPNTRLPNGRVLPPLFNFKAHELKGVSAESLLKLVPEHARKQCPSLGL
- the LOC104210331 gene encoding shaggy-related protein kinase NtK-1 isoform X2, which encodes MTSVGLAPVSGLRESSSHSVGVDRLPEEMNDMRIRDDKEIEAAIVDGNGTETGHIIVTTTGGRHGQPKQTISYMAERIVGQGSFGVVFQAKCLETGETVAIKKVLQDKRYKNRELQTMRLLDHPNVVCLKHCFSSTTEKDEVYLNLVLEYVPETVHRVIKHYNKLNQRMPLILVKLYTYQIFRALSYIHHTIGVCHRDIKPQNLLVNPHTHQVKLCDFGSAKVLVKGEPNISYICSRYYRAPELIFGATEYTTAIDIWSAGCVLAELLLGQPLFPGESGVDQLVEIIKVLGTPTREEIKCMNPNYNEFKFPQIKAHPWHKIFHKRMPPEAVDLVSRLLQYSPNLRCTAVLAMEMVVAIEKGTLVVKKTIADGENEKGKIKK